A genome region from Hydrogenoanaerobacterium saccharovorans includes the following:
- the rimI gene encoding ribosomal protein S18-alanine N-acetyltransferase, which translates to MDIEGRSITITSMKPEHIERLAEIETECFSTPWSYESLAAELSNPLAVFLVAEYEGNLAGYVGMTQVIDEGYMANLAVTPKYRRHGVAHALLEELMQHAREQELSFITLEVRKSNEAARHLYESFEFEVAGERKQFYVNPVEDALIMTRTFK; encoded by the coding sequence GTGGACATAGAAGGGCGAAGTATTACCATTACATCGATGAAACCAGAGCACATAGAACGCCTTGCAGAGATTGAAACCGAGTGTTTCAGTACACCTTGGAGTTATGAATCGCTTGCGGCAGAGCTGAGCAACCCGCTTGCTGTTTTTCTTGTAGCAGAATACGAGGGCAACCTTGCAGGTTATGTAGGTATGACTCAAGTGATTGACGAGGGTTATATGGCAAACCTTGCCGTAACACCAAAATACCGCCGGCACGGTGTTGCACATGCCTTGCTTGAAGAATTAATGCAGCATGCAAGAGAGCAAGAACTCAGCTTTATCACCCTAGAGGTGCGTAAATCCAACGAAGCAGCACGTCACCTGTACGAAAGCTTTGAATTTGAGGTTGCAGGCGAACGCAAGCAGTTTTACGTCAATCCGGTTGAAGATGCCCTCATTATGACACGTACATTCAAATAG
- a CDS encoding anaerobic ribonucleoside triphosphate reductase has translation MITNIIKRDGRSVPFDIEKIAMAIYKAAEVLGGKDKEMALSIAKDVVAYLENHMHTESPTVEQIQDAVEKVLIEQGHARTAKEYILYRAERTRVRESNTRLMKVYEELTFKDASDNDVKRENANIDGDTAMGTMLKYGSEGAKQFYEMFVLNPVHAKAHIEGDIHIHDLDFLTLTTTCCQIDIEKLFQGGFSTGHGFLREPNDIQSYSALACIAIQSNQNDQHGGQSIPNFDYGMSKGVAKTYRKLYLSNLGKAMEILCGVEDGLSAAKDLCKRIEQEHHISPILAYDNGYHENEAELLKEVIPADDIKKVQAMAKKYANKETRRATYQAMEAFVHNLNTMHSRAGAQIPFSSINYGTDTSPEGRLVIENVLLATEAGLGNGETPIFPIHIFKVKEGINYNTNDPNYDLFKLACRVSAKRLFPNFSFLDAPFNAQYYKQGDHNTEVAYMGCRTRVMANAYDPSREVVGGRGNLSFTSINLPRMAIKANGNVDLFFEDLERKISLVCEQLMERYEIQAAKKVKNYPFLMGEGIWLDSDKLSANDTVGEVLKHGTLTIGFIGLAECLKALIGKHHGESQEAQNLGLDIVGYMRKRMDEETKRTGFNYSLIATPAEGLSGRFVRIDKKKYGVIAGVTDRDYYTNSFHVPVYHNISAFEKIKLEAPYHALTNGGHITYVELDGDPCKNLDAFEKVVRCMKENGIGYGSINHPVDRDPVCGYTGIIDEICPRCGRREGEGVSVEVLRKLGVYHGNADTCGYCGDINEEKDRTINAVN, from the coding sequence ATGATAACGAACATTATAAAACGCGATGGACGCAGTGTGCCGTTTGATATTGAAAAAATTGCGATGGCCATTTACAAAGCTGCGGAAGTATTGGGCGGTAAGGATAAAGAAATGGCACTCTCAATAGCGAAGGATGTTGTGGCTTATCTCGAAAACCATATGCACACCGAGAGCCCTACTGTGGAGCAAATTCAAGATGCTGTTGAGAAAGTACTTATTGAGCAGGGGCACGCCCGCACCGCAAAAGAATACATTCTGTACCGTGCAGAGCGCACCCGTGTGAGAGAGAGTAATACCAGGCTGATGAAGGTGTACGAAGAACTTACCTTTAAAGATGCCTCTGATAACGATGTAAAGCGTGAGAATGCGAATATTGACGGGGATACCGCAATGGGTACCATGCTGAAATACGGCAGCGAGGGTGCAAAACAATTTTACGAAATGTTTGTACTCAACCCCGTTCATGCCAAGGCACATATAGAGGGTGACATCCACATTCATGACCTTGACTTTTTAACCTTAACAACCACCTGCTGCCAAATTGATATTGAAAAGTTGTTTCAGGGTGGTTTTTCTACAGGGCACGGTTTTTTGCGAGAGCCCAATGACATTCAAAGCTATTCGGCACTTGCGTGCATCGCAATTCAATCCAATCAAAACGACCAACATGGCGGGCAGAGCATACCAAACTTTGATTATGGGATGTCAAAAGGTGTTGCAAAAACTTATCGCAAACTGTATTTAAGCAATCTTGGCAAAGCAATGGAGATTCTGTGCGGGGTAGAAGACGGCTTAAGCGCAGCAAAAGATTTATGCAAACGTATTGAGCAAGAGCATCACATCAGCCCCATTTTGGCATATGATAACGGTTATCATGAAAACGAGGCAGAGTTACTGAAAGAAGTAATCCCTGCTGATGATATAAAAAAAGTTCAGGCTATGGCAAAAAAATATGCCAATAAAGAGACCAGGCGAGCTACATACCAAGCGATGGAGGCATTTGTGCACAACCTTAACACCATGCATTCGCGTGCGGGTGCTCAAATTCCGTTCAGTTCCATCAATTACGGCACCGATACTTCGCCTGAGGGCAGGCTGGTGATTGAAAACGTGTTGCTTGCAACCGAAGCGGGTTTGGGTAACGGCGAAACACCTATTTTCCCAATCCATATCTTTAAGGTGAAAGAGGGCATCAACTACAATACCAACGACCCGAACTACGACCTGTTTAAATTGGCTTGCCGCGTATCGGCGAAACGCCTGTTCCCCAACTTTTCGTTCCTCGATGCGCCGTTTAATGCACAGTACTACAAACAAGGCGACCACAACACAGAAGTGGCTTATATGGGCTGCCGTACCCGCGTTATGGCAAATGCTTACGACCCTTCTCGCGAGGTGGTAGGGGGCAGAGGTAACCTCAGTTTTACTTCGATCAATCTGCCGCGAATGGCAATTAAAGCAAACGGCAATGTAGACTTGTTTTTTGAGGATTTGGAACGTAAAATCAGTTTGGTGTGTGAACAACTGATGGAACGTTATGAGATACAGGCGGCGAAAAAAGTGAAAAACTATCCTTTCCTAATGGGCGAAGGGATTTGGCTGGATTCCGATAAGCTTTCTGCGAACGATACTGTAGGGGAAGTGCTCAAGCACGGTACACTTACAATTGGCTTTATCGGGCTTGCAGAGTGCTTGAAAGCACTGATTGGCAAGCACCATGGCGAATCGCAAGAGGCGCAAAATTTAGGGCTGGATATTGTTGGTTATATGAGAAAGCGGATGGATGAAGAGACAAAACGTACCGGCTTCAACTATTCTCTGATTGCAACTCCTGCCGAGGGTTTATCAGGGCGCTTTGTGCGCATTGATAAAAAGAAATACGGTGTCATCGCAGGCGTAACAGACCGTGATTACTACACTAACTCGTTCCATGTACCCGTTTATCATAATATATCAGCGTTTGAAAAAATAAAACTGGAAGCGCCTTACCATGCGTTAACAAACGGCGGACATATTACCTATGTGGAGTTGGACGGCGACCCTTGCAAAAATTTGGATGCTTTTGAAAAAGTGGTGCGCTGTATGAAAGAAAACGGTATTGGCTACGGCTCTATCAATCACCCTGTAGACCGTGACCCGGTGTGCGGCTATACCGGTATTATTGATGAGATTTGTCCTCGCTGCGGAAGACGTGAGGGAGAAGGCGTAAGCGTGGAAGTGCTGCGTAAACTGGGTGTTTACCACGGAAATGCAGACACGTGCGGTTATTGCGGCGATATAAACGAAGAAAAAGACAGAACGATAAATGCAGTTAATTAA
- a CDS encoding NCS2 family permease gives MSGKNLNVKERGGLEHYFQLKEHGTTVKTEIVAGLTTFFTMAYIIFVNPNMLSMGNSQIFNGVFFATCISAFIGTILMAFLAKIPFAQASGMGLNAFFAFTVMPAMIKVTGKELDVIGQYQCALALVFMSGLLFIFITIIGAREAIVRAIPQNVKIAISGGIGLFLAYLGFQSAHIVVPDPAVQVGLINFSALGDPEMHSTVMGAILAILGVFIIAALYKLKVKGSILIGIIITGVLAYFPFGVATMPESFSINFAAQAKDFMDVSFLKLDFGTLFAGQNLLSTITTVLVLILSFSMVDMFDTIGTLLGTAGQAGLLDEKGNMPRMKQALLSDAIATASGALLGTSTVTTFVESTSGIAEGGRTGLTSATTAGCFLLALVAAPFVGLIPGVATAPALIFVGALMISGLKNMDFDDISEAIPGFLTVAMMPLTYSIANGIGFGLISHCVIKLLSGKVKETSWITWLLSFFFILKFFLAV, from the coding sequence ATGTCAGGAAAAAATTTGAACGTTAAGGAGCGAGGCGGCTTGGAACATTATTTTCAGCTCAAAGAGCACGGAACCACTGTTAAAACAGAGATTGTAGCGGGCTTAACTACTTTCTTTACCATGGCGTATATTATCTTCGTTAACCCCAACATGCTGTCCATGGGCAATAGCCAAATTTTTAACGGCGTCTTCTTTGCTACATGTATTTCCGCTTTCATCGGTACAATTTTAATGGCTTTTCTTGCTAAAATACCATTTGCACAAGCATCCGGTATGGGGCTTAACGCATTTTTCGCGTTTACCGTTATGCCCGCTATGATTAAAGTTACAGGTAAAGAGCTCGACGTCATAGGGCAATACCAGTGCGCACTGGCACTCGTATTTATGTCTGGTTTGCTGTTTATATTTATAACCATTATTGGTGCACGTGAGGCAATTGTAAGAGCTATTCCTCAAAATGTCAAAATTGCCATCAGCGGCGGTATTGGTTTGTTCCTCGCGTATCTGGGGTTCCAAAGTGCTCACATCGTCGTACCCGACCCTGCTGTACAGGTTGGACTGATCAATTTTTCAGCATTGGGCGACCCTGAGATGCACTCCACCGTCATGGGCGCAATCCTTGCCATTCTCGGTGTGTTTATCATTGCTGCACTTTATAAACTCAAGGTAAAAGGGTCTATCCTCATTGGTATCATCATTACAGGCGTTCTTGCCTACTTCCCTTTTGGGGTAGCAACTATGCCCGAATCATTCTCGATTAACTTTGCAGCACAAGCAAAAGATTTTATGGATGTTTCTTTCTTAAAACTTGATTTTGGTACTTTGTTTGCAGGACAAAACCTGCTTTCTACCATAACAACTGTACTGGTACTTATCTTATCGTTCTCGATGGTAGATATGTTTGACACCATCGGAACATTGCTTGGCACAGCCGGCCAGGCAGGTTTATTGGATGAAAAGGGAAACATGCCCCGTATGAAACAGGCTCTGCTCTCCGATGCCATCGCAACAGCATCCGGCGCACTGCTTGGTACCTCAACCGTAACTACTTTTGTTGAATCTACATCGGGCATTGCAGAAGGCGGCAGAACAGGGCTTACCTCTGCAACAACTGCAGGCTGCTTCTTACTTGCATTGGTTGCTGCCCCGTTTGTAGGTCTTATCCCCGGCGTTGCCACCGCACCTGCACTGATTTTTGTAGGAGCATTGATGATAAGCGGGCTAAAGAATATGGATTTTGATGATATTTCTGAAGCAATCCCCGGTTTCTTAACCGTAGCTATGATGCCGCTGACCTACTCCATTGCAAACGGTATCGGCTTTGGTTTGATTTCGCACTGCGTAATTAAGTTGCTGAGCGGCAAAGTGAAAGAAACTTCTTGGATTACCTGGTTGCTTTCGTTCTTCTTTATTTTAAAATTCTTCCTTGCTGTATAA
- a CDS encoding DUF6054 family protein — protein MAQDFQISISPQMAISELIDTIGRKSFTGELIDYYTISCANDAEVIVAVFEKLFFRAGNRVTLTVTIHNIDGVTHVHSVGGGGGDCLFRFDWGAADSFSEMPYNALSRYLIK, from the coding sequence ATGGCACAAGATTTTCAAATTTCAATTTCTCCCCAAATGGCAATAAGCGAACTGATTGATACAATTGGACGAAAAAGCTTTACCGGTGAACTGATTGACTACTACACAATTTCGTGTGCCAACGATGCTGAGGTGATTGTAGCTGTTTTTGAAAAACTCTTTTTTCGTGCAGGCAACCGCGTAACACTCACTGTTACCATCCATAACATCGATGGGGTTACCCATGTTCATTCGGTTGGCGGAGGCGGAGGAGATTGTCTTTTTCGTTTTGACTGGGGTGCCGCAGACAGCTTTTCTGAAATGCCTTACAACGCTCTTTCACGCTATCTCATTAAATAA
- the nrdG gene encoding anaerobic ribonucleoside-triphosphate reductase activating protein: MDTTIRIAGIVRESIVDGPGIRLVVFTQGCPHHCEGCHNPQSHDFEAGYDCELGKITAQLDKNPLLSGVTFSGGEPFCQPQALHELALEVKKRGLSLMTYSGYTYEQLVAMAKTNAAVGQLLDDTDILVDGRFVLAERDLTLTFRGSRNQRIIDMAKTNTSKQVVTMQF; the protein is encoded by the coding sequence ATGGATACAACGATAAGAATAGCAGGCATTGTGCGGGAATCCATTGTAGATGGACCGGGAATACGGTTGGTTGTTTTTACACAAGGCTGTCCGCACCACTGTGAGGGCTGCCATAACCCACAATCGCACGATTTTGAGGCGGGCTACGACTGTGAGCTGGGCAAAATTACAGCACAACTGGATAAAAACCCGCTGCTTTCTGGGGTTACATTTTCAGGCGGGGAACCCTTTTGCCAGCCGCAGGCACTGCATGAGTTGGCGCTGGAAGTTAAAAAACGTGGGCTGAGTTTGATGACTTACTCCGGTTATACCTACGAGCAGCTTGTTGCTATGGCTAAAACCAACGCTGCCGTGGGGCAGCTGCTTGACGATACCGATATTTTGGTTGATGGACGCTTTGTGCTTGCAGAACGCGACCTTACACTGACATTTCGCGGCAGCCGTAACCAGCGTATTATTGATATGGCAAAAACCAATACGTCAAAACAAGTGGTAACAATGCAGTTTTAA
- a CDS encoding phosphoenolpyruvate carboxykinase (GTP) translates to MALTKNKNVLTWVDDMVALCKPDQVVWIDGSEEQLASLRKEAIATGEMEELNQEKLPGCLLHRTLQNDVARVESRTFICSRKEEDAGPTNNWCDPKEMYAKLTPMYDGVMKGRTMYVIPYSMGPIGSALAKVGVELTDSIYVVLNMDIMTRMGKAAFENLGETSNDFVRGLHSKANVDPENRYIVHFPEDNTIWSINSAYGGNVLLGKKCFALRIASYQGKNEGWMAEHMLILGIENPQGEVTYITAAFPSACGKTNLAMLIPPEIYEKQGYKVWTVGDDIAWLKPGKDGRLYAINPENGFFGVAPGTNTKSNHNALESTKKNTIFTNVAHNLEDNTVWWEGLDKNPPENAIDWLGKPWNGKTSTEKGAHPNSRFTAPAKNCPCISKEFDNPEGVPISAMIFGGRRAKTAPLVYQSRSWEHGVFVGSTMASETTAAATGAVGVVRRDPMAMLPFCGYHMGDYFAHWLEMGEKLGDKAPKIFNVNWFRTDDEGHFIWPGFGDNMRVLMWIVDRCNGKANAVETPIGYEPKPEDINIKGLDIDLDTVKDLLNVDIDLWKEEAKGIHEFYAKFGDKLPKPLEKELATLEANLNK, encoded by the coding sequence ATGGCACTAACCAAAAACAAAAATGTGCTCACTTGGGTAGACGACATGGTCGCCCTGTGCAAACCTGACCAAGTCGTCTGGATTGACGGCAGCGAAGAACAGCTTGCTTCTTTAAGAAAAGAGGCTATTGCTACCGGCGAAATGGAAGAGCTCAACCAAGAAAAGCTCCCAGGCTGTTTGCTGCACAGAACATTGCAGAACGACGTTGCCCGTGTAGAATCCCGCACTTTTATCTGCTCAAGAAAAGAAGAAGATGCAGGCCCAACCAACAACTGGTGCGACCCCAAAGAAATGTACGCAAAACTAACCCCAATGTATGATGGCGTTATGAAAGGCCGTACAATGTACGTTATCCCTTACTCCATGGGTCCTATCGGCTCAGCCCTTGCGAAAGTAGGCGTAGAGCTCACCGACTCTATCTATGTTGTTTTGAACATGGATATTATGACCCGTATGGGCAAGGCTGCTTTCGAAAATCTTGGTGAGACCTCCAACGATTTCGTTCGCGGACTGCACTCCAAAGCAAATGTCGACCCTGAGAACCGTTATATTGTTCACTTCCCAGAGGATAACACCATTTGGTCTATCAACTCGGCTTACGGCGGCAACGTTTTGCTCGGCAAAAAATGCTTTGCACTGCGTATTGCTTCTTATCAGGGCAAAAACGAGGGCTGGATGGCTGAGCATATGCTTATTCTCGGCATTGAAAATCCTCAGGGCGAGGTTACTTATATTACTGCTGCATTCCCATCTGCTTGCGGTAAAACCAACCTTGCTATGCTCATTCCTCCCGAGATCTATGAGAAACAAGGCTACAAAGTTTGGACAGTGGGCGATGACATCGCATGGCTGAAACCCGGTAAAGACGGTAGACTTTACGCTATCAACCCCGAGAATGGTTTCTTCGGTGTTGCACCGGGCACCAATACAAAGTCCAACCACAACGCACTGGAATCCACTAAGAAAAACACCATTTTCACCAACGTCGCTCACAACCTGGAAGACAACACTGTTTGGTGGGAGGGTCTTGATAAGAATCCGCCGGAGAATGCAATCGACTGGTTGGGCAAACCTTGGAACGGCAAAACCTCTACCGAAAAAGGTGCTCATCCCAACTCTCGTTTTACTGCTCCTGCAAAAAACTGCCCTTGCATCAGCAAAGAATTTGACAACCCCGAGGGTGTGCCAATCTCTGCAATGATCTTCGGTGGCCGCCGCGCTAAAACAGCTCCGCTGGTTTACCAGTCCCGCAGCTGGGAGCATGGTGTGTTCGTAGGTTCCACTATGGCTTCTGAAACAACTGCTGCTGCAACCGGTGCAGTTGGTGTTGTTCGCCGCGACCCAATGGCTATGCTGCCGTTCTGCGGTTACCATATGGGCGACTACTTTGCACATTGGCTGGAAATGGGCGAAAAACTCGGCGACAAGGCTCCTAAAATCTTTAATGTTAACTGGTTCAGAACCGACGATGAGGGGCACTTCATTTGGCCGGGCTTTGGCGATAACATGAGAGTTCTGATGTGGATTGTTGACCGCTGCAACGGTAAAGCCAACGCAGTTGAAACACCAATCGGTTACGAGCCCAAACCGGAAGATATCAACATTAAAGGCTTGGATATTGACCTTGATACGGTTAAAGATTTGTTGAATGTTGACATTGACCTCTGGAAAGAAGAAGCAAAAGGCATCCATGAGTTCTACGCAAAATTCGGCGACAAATTGCCGAAACCACTTGAAAAAGAGCTTGCTACTCTGGAAGCAAACCTTAATAAATAG
- a CDS encoding VOC family protein — protein MNLRALHHVAIIVSDYEKSKHFYVDLLGFKILRENYRKHRSDYKLDLKFGDSELEIFCIPNSPARVTQPEACGLRHLAFAVDCIEDVILELNEKGIETEPVRIDEFTGKKMTFFRDPDGLPLELHE, from the coding sequence ATGAATCTTAGGGCACTTCATCACGTTGCCATCATCGTATCGGACTATGAAAAATCGAAGCATTTTTATGTTGATTTGCTTGGGTTTAAAATCTTGCGCGAAAATTACCGCAAGCACCGTAGCGATTATAAGCTGGATTTAAAATTCGGAGACAGCGAGCTTGAGATATTCTGCATACCAAACAGCCCTGCCCGTGTCACCCAACCGGAGGCATGTGGGTTAAGGCATTTGGCGTTTGCGGTGGATTGCATTGAGGACGTAATCTTAGAGCTGAATGAAAAAGGCATTGAAACCGAGCCTGTGCGCATTGACGAATTTACAGGCAAAAAAATGACTTTCTTCCGCGACCCCGATGGTTTGCCGCTAGAACTGCATGAATAG
- the tsaD gene encoding tRNA (adenosine(37)-N6)-threonylcarbamoyltransferase complex transferase subunit TsaD produces MKILAIESSCDETATAIVEDGREVLASVINSQVAEHQKYGGVVPEIASRRHAENIVEITEKVLADANMSLSEVDAIAVTYAPGLIGALLVGVNFAKGLSLASGKPLIPVHHIRGHIAANYITHPDLKPPFLCLVVSGGHSHIIEVKDYTEFKTIGKTRDDAAGEAFDKAARSMGFCYPGGIYIDKAAQLGNPKAYKLPIPHVDGSPYDFSFSGLKTAVINLVHNTTQKGETIDNNDLAASFQHTVCKILTDKLMLAAEHSGYKNIVVAGGVSANSGLRASLQAACKSHGYRLYLPALSLCGDNAAMIGAQAYYEYLCGNVADLSLNGCASVPIGDAAPCLHKKVD; encoded by the coding sequence TTGAAAATATTAGCAATCGAATCCTCCTGCGACGAAACAGCAACCGCCATAGTCGAGGATGGACGCGAGGTGCTCGCCTCTGTAATCAATTCTCAGGTGGCTGAGCACCAAAAATACGGCGGTGTTGTGCCCGAAATTGCCTCGCGCCGACATGCTGAAAATATAGTGGAAATCACCGAAAAAGTATTAGCCGACGCCAACATGTCCCTCAGCGAAGTAGACGCTATTGCAGTTACTTACGCACCGGGGCTGATTGGCGCGCTTTTGGTTGGGGTGAATTTTGCAAAAGGTCTGTCACTTGCAAGCGGCAAACCTCTTATTCCCGTACATCATATCCGCGGGCACATTGCGGCAAATTATATTACTCATCCCGATTTAAAACCGCCTTTTCTTTGCCTTGTCGTATCGGGGGGGCATAGCCATATCATTGAGGTAAAAGATTATACCGAATTTAAAACCATTGGCAAAACACGCGATGATGCGGCAGGCGAGGCATTTGACAAAGCTGCCCGTTCTATGGGCTTTTGCTACCCCGGCGGCATTTATATTGACAAAGCCGCACAGCTGGGCAACCCCAAAGCATACAAGCTTCCCATCCCGCATGTGGACGGCAGCCCATACGATTTCAGCTTTTCGGGGCTGAAAACCGCTGTGATTAACCTCGTGCATAATACAACCCAAAAGGGCGAGACTATCGATAACAATGACCTTGCGGCATCATTTCAGCATACTGTATGCAAAATTCTTACGGACAAGCTGATGCTCGCGGCAGAGCATTCCGGCTACAAAAATATAGTAGTTGCAGGCGGTGTATCGGCAAACAGCGGTTTGCGTGCATCACTGCAAGCCGCATGCAAAAGCCACGGCTATCGGCTGTATCTCCCTGCTCTGTCATTATGCGGTGATAATGCGGCAATGATTGGTGCTCAGGCGTATTACGAGTACCTCTGCGGTAATGTTGCCGATTTATCTTTAAACGGTTGTGCTTCTGTACCCATTGGTGATGCAGCACCGTGCTTACACAAAAAAGTTGATTAA
- a CDS encoding YjjG family noncanonical pyrimidine nucleotidase: protein MFIRLAEAEEIVFFVLTGVPQTAFLKCLTTLFHAISLNNTTEEIINYDIILMDADDTLFDFEKAEEFAFRRAMQEFLLPYSEDHRLLYRKINQSLWEALERGETTQNDLKVDRFRQLFEQLGYMVDCQDFNHHFLNALSDGYFTFYGAAELCKTLYEKGCKLYIATNGIGTTQRKRLAYSDICSYIADIFISEELGYHKPRGEFFDALFEKLDITDRSRAILLGDSLTSDMQGGKNAGIKTCWYNPKYKPCSSQELCDNEIHNLTEFIPIITG, encoded by the coding sequence ATGTTCATTCGGTTGGCGGAGGCGGAGGAGATTGTCTTTTTCGTTTTGACTGGGGTGCCGCAGACAGCTTTTCTGAAATGCCTTACAACGCTCTTTCACGCTATCTCATTAAATAACACAACTGAGGAGATTATAAATTACGACATTATTTTAATGGACGCGGATGACACTCTTTTTGATTTTGAAAAAGCAGAAGAGTTCGCCTTTCGCCGCGCGATGCAAGAATTCCTCTTGCCTTACAGTGAAGATCACCGATTGCTTTACCGCAAAATCAACCAAAGCCTTTGGGAAGCACTGGAGAGAGGCGAAACTACGCAGAACGACTTAAAAGTCGACCGTTTTCGCCAACTATTTGAACAACTAGGGTACATGGTAGATTGCCAAGATTTCAATCACCATTTTTTAAACGCTTTAAGCGACGGCTATTTTACCTTTTACGGAGCAGCAGAACTTTGCAAAACACTGTATGAAAAAGGCTGCAAACTTTACATTGCAACCAACGGCATTGGTACAACACAGCGCAAACGCCTGGCATATTCCGACATCTGCAGTTACATAGCAGACATCTTTATTTCAGAAGAACTGGGGTATCACAAACCGCGGGGCGAATTTTTTGATGCATTGTTTGAAAAGTTGGATATCACCGACCGCAGCCGTGCTATTTTATTGGGCGATTCGCTCACTTCGGATATGCAAGGAGGGAAAAATGCGGGTATAAAAACTTGCTGGTATAACCCTAAGTATAAACCTTGCTCTAGTCAAGAACTTTGCGACAATGAAATCCACAACCTTACCGAATTTATTCCGATTATAACAGGATGA